A stretch of Kryptolebias marmoratus isolate JLee-2015 linkage group LG24, ASM164957v2, whole genome shotgun sequence DNA encodes these proteins:
- the calr gene encoding calreticulin: MTTLSLILMAVSVASVLAESTVYFREQFEDADAWTSRWVESKHKSDYGGFVLSAGKFYGDAEKDKGLQTSQDARFYAMSARFDDFSNKGQPLVIQFTVKHEQSIDCGGGYIKLFPSELKQEDMHGDSVYNIMFGPDICGPGTKKVHVIFNYKGKNHLINKDIRCKDDEYSHLYTLIVNPDNTYEVKIDNKKVESGSLEEDWDFLPPKKIKDPEAKKPEDWDDREKIPDPDDKKPEDWDKPENIPDPDAKKPDDWDDEMDGEWEPPMVSNPDYKGEWKPKEIDNPAYKGKWVHPEIDNPEYTAEPEIYKYDSIGVIGLDLWQVKSGTIFDNFLITNDPKLAEEVGNDTWGKTKDAERKMKESQEEEDRKIREEEDKKRREEAKEDDEEEEEEKEEEEEEEEEEEGEEPEEEEEEEEEEEEGEEEEDDEGTDSKLKDEL, translated from the exons ATGACAACGTTGTCACTGATTTTGATGGCCGTGTCGGTCGCGTCCGTCCTGGCCGAGTCCACTGTGTACTTCCGAGAGCAATTTGAGGATGCTG ACGCCTGGACGAGTCGCTGGGTGGAATCCAAGCACAAGTCGGACTACGGCGGGTTTGTCCTGTCTGCAGGGAAGTTTTATGGAGACGCAGAGAAAGACAAAG GTCTGCAGACGAGCCAGGACGCTCGCTTTTACGCCATGTCGGCCCGTTTTGATGACTTCAGCAACAAGGGTCAGCCTTTAGTCATCCAGTTCACTGTGAAGCACGAGCAGAGCATCGACTGTGGCGGGGGCTACATCAAGCTGTTTCCCTCTGAGCTCAAACAGGAGGACATGCACGGAGACTCTGTCTACAACATCATGTTTG GTCCTGACATTTGTGGACCGGGCACAAAGAAAGTTCATGTGATCTTCAACTACAAAGGCAAAAACCATTTGATCAACAAGGACATCCGGTGCAAG GATGATGAGTACAGCCACCTGTACACGCTGATCGTCAACCCCGACAACACCTACGAGGTTAAGATCGACAATAAGAAGGTCGAGTCGGGCAGTCTGGAAGAAGACTGGGACTTCCTGCCGCCCAAAAAGATTAAAGATCCCGAGGCCAAAAAGCCAGAGGACTGGGACGACAGGGAGAAGATCCCAGACCCTGATGACAAAAAACCAGAG GATTGGGACAAGCCTGAGAACATCCCAGATCCTGATGCCAAGAAGCCAGACGACTGGGATGATGAGATGGATGGAGAGTGGGAGCCGCCTATGGTTAGCAACCCTGATTATAAG GGCGAGTGGAAGCCCAAAGAGATCGATAACCCCGCTTATAAAGGAAAGTGGGTCCACCCTGAGATAGATAACCCCGAGTACACAGCCGAGCCTGAGATATACAAATACGACAGCATCGGCGTGATCGGACTCGACTTGTGGCAG GTCAAGTCTGGGACCATCTTTGACAACTTCCTGATCACCAACGATCCAAAACTGGCAGAAGAAGTTGGCAACGATACTTGGGGCAAAACTAAG GACGctgagaggaagatgaaggaaAGCCAGGAGGAAGAGGACCGGAAAATacgagaggaggaggacaagaagAGGCGAGAGGAGGCGAAGGAGGacgacgaggaggaagaggaggagaaggaggaggaggaagaggaggaggaggaggaggagggagaagagcctgaagaggaggaggaggaggaggaggaagaggaagagggggaggaggaagaagatgatgaAGGCACGGACTCTAAACTCAAGGACGAGTTATAA